One region of Chryseobacterium sp. C-71 genomic DNA includes:
- a CDS encoding cbb3-type cytochrome c oxidase subunit 3, with amino-acid sequence MIPQNFKDILSNTENAGLYQTLALIFFMLFFIGLIVYVFSRPKKYYREEENAPLGDDEDDFNLKD; translated from the coding sequence ATGATTCCTCAGAACTTTAAAGATATATTATCCAATACGGAAAATGCAGGTTTGTATCAAACTTTGGCTCTGATTTTCTTTATGTTGTTCTTTATCGGATTGATTGTATATGTTTTTAGCAGACCTAAAAAATATTACAGAGAAGAAGAGAATGCACCTCTTGGGGATGATGAAGATGATTTTAATTTAAAAGATTAA